Sequence from the Cucurbita pepo subsp. pepo cultivar mu-cu-16 chromosome LG02, ASM280686v2, whole genome shotgun sequence genome:
atttattattttcatatcacaatttccttttcaaataaacaatttatGTTTCACTTTCAACGACTTTAAATCAGTCGCCCACTTCACAGCAAACTTCATTATATTGTGGTGTGACTCTTCAAATTATCATGACCTAGCTTTTTGAAGATCCACACACTTCGCCAATCTACAGAGATAGTATTGAATTCGAAAAAAGGGGAGCAAACCTCTGTTTGAAACAACATGATATACGTAAAAAAACAACGGTATTGGcaatttcaagttattttttttaaggttctATATAAAGAAACCCTTTACAGATAGAAGACCTAAAGAATTTCCAACAAAGAAAGTAAAGGCCATTGGTAGAGCTAGGAAATCATGCATGTTCTCACCTGCCTCACATAACATAGCACCTGTTTGGCAGTCTTCCAAATTAGTAACGTGAGTCATGTGCAGGACTATCGGCATGCATGTCCATGGATGAGTCATTAGAGCTGATTGAATTAGGGTCCACATTCTGGTGCTGAAGAAAGTTGGGATCGTTGTTTCGAGGAGCTCCGTTTTCTCCCGACATCCCATTGTTCGGGTAGTGAGCTTCCTGAGCAATGTGATACTGTTGTAAACTCCGACGAATGGGGCTTGACAGTGCGTTTGAGAAGACTGAACTTTTGGAATGATTATCAGAGTGCTCTGTTCGACTTCCTTGTCCGGTGGTTGCTTGCCCACAAAGACCTGATGAAGCAGGAAAGCTCGAGTTTGTAAACTGCATTGTTGGTTGAACATGCTGTTGTTGTTGGTGGACTGCGACTCTTGGGGACATCGACGGTTCTTCTCCACAGTAATCCAACTCATTCTGCAAGTTTCGAATTCAGAAAACTCAGATCAGTTAAAGAGAAAATCAGGCAAGACCTTCGCTTAATTCATTAAACTCTCTCACAAACACAAACTACAGctgttcatatatattttttaatttctctacGAGCAATCCATTGAACTCTATTACAAATGCTAACATCTTATTCAACAATTTCTCTCCCAAAGAGAAGAATTTTATGTAATTCATTTCCTATGTCCCTCCAAAATGGGTGTTCAAGCTCAAGTTACACATGATTGAAACTTGTAGTAAAAGACTAAGGATAATAATGGTTGTTTTAGGCTGAAGCGAGTATAGCCTAACGGTAGTTGACATGTATCCTCAACTAAGAAGTTAAAGGTTTGAACCCCTAAATATTGTTAATTCGGAAAAAAATTTcactaatcatttttattaattccaaatttatcactaatcatttttattttcattagtAATTTGCCTATGTCCTTCCTTTCTGAAGGGGAGGGTGTTCAAGCAACCAAAAGACTGACATCTACAAGGTAAAGTTAATACTGCAGTTTCAGAATATTATCACTACTCATTTCTCGGATTCAAGTTTTATCTACTGCAGCATCATCACTACTAtacaacttttattttatggaaaACAAACAGAATCAGAGGGGAATCCAACCCCCAGGACATAAACCAAGGAGTTACATAAATAACATTCTTCAGTTTGCCACCAATAAGCTAGTTTGTAactaaaataacaaaagaaagaaaagaaggaaagaaagtaAACTCCAACAcgagtaaacaaaaaaagtacAAGGTATCAAAATCCCTGGTCAATAGCATTCCTCCACCAAAAACTTGGCAGG
This genomic interval carries:
- the LOC111787554 gene encoding uncharacterized protein LOC111787554, which gives rise to MAKKRKSIATSLDEVDRTMYASFCSAANSLSQLYTQAMNHQKLSFQAGERHAMEKLYQWMFRQQEGGSRVTTADVLNYIRNELDYCGEEPSMSPRVAVHQQQQHVQPTMQFTNSSFPASSGLCGQATTGQGSRTEHSDNHSKSSVFSNALSSPIRRSLQQYHIAQEAHYPNNGMSGENGAPRNNDPNFLQHQNVDPNSISSNDSSMDMHADSPAHDSRY